Genomic DNA from Brassica rapa cultivar Chiifu-401-42 chromosome A04, CAAS_Brap_v3.01, whole genome shotgun sequence:
ATAAAAGGTAGAAAACAACAATATCCACCAATTTGAGGGAATAAATCTTAATAATTTAAAGAGAGATGTTCACTTTTTACCTTTCTCTTGACATTCAGGCATGCTCTCAGAGGAtcgaaagaaaagagagaaaagtagaaagaaacaaaaagagaagtATTAAAGTCAAGTCTCTTAACGAGGGTGTGAAGGAAGATAGCCGAGGAAGGCTTTAAAGGCAAGTAAAATACCAAGTTTAAGATTTCGTGATCACGATGTATATATATTCTACGAGGGTGTATATGTGTTAGCAATATATAGctagatatataagaaaaacttGAGCTTGTAAATAGAACTTTCTGATGGAGATGAAAAGGGTTTGGTAGCTCGAGTGTTTCTCTTAAGATGAAAACAACTGGAGATATGTAGTTAGTGAAGACTGAAGAGCTATATTTACAGCTTAAGCACGTGAACCGTGAGGACcggttttagttttgtttttgattttacaAACCTGATATCAGAGATACTTATAATCATATGAAATATATCCATGCATGTACTCATTCATTCATCGGCCAGGCAACAACAGATGGATTTAGTGCTTAATGCATACtattaatgtttttgttttccctTGCCGCATGTGGACTTTTCTTCACATTTATATTAGACCCCTGctttaatatatttctttagTAATCAAATTTGTCTTCAGGTATAAATTAAAGTTTTATACTTCCAAGTTTGCATCTAATTGTTTGTGGAATTTACGGTGTACATATATATCTACGACTACACCGTTGAACGGGAATGGACGCCATTCATTTAAATTGATTAACGATAgcttaatagttttaaaaagtttttaataGTTGAAAGTTGGTAAAGGATATAGAAAACATATTGTCAGATGTACtttctctattaaaaaaaagaggGAATGAGAATTGATAGTTTGATGATATTAACATCTTAGTTCCTCGTCAAAATCAAGAAGCCTAATCATCTTCATAGATATGATACAGATAATCACAGTTAAGTATAATATTAACGCAAAACAGTAAAcgaactttattttatttactgttGTTCGTACAGCTACCAATTTAAGGCCCATATATCCTCTCTACGCCGCTGATAGGTACCAAACATTTTATCAATTTTCCTTGTGTGTATATAGCTTACTCAAACCTTGGGCCAAGGACACACTGTCAATGGTGCAGATAGCTCTTGtggtaagaaaaaaattatctgGGAGAAGGTtgtctttgatttcaaattcgaactttgcTAGAGAGAGAagatttatgtttaaaatatgtttGATGTCAAATAATTAGTATTCAATTATCTCCAAGTCCAATTCAAAATCGATTAGAAAGAAGAAGATTTCTTAAACTCTACGAAAGCTTTTGCACTTGTATATTCTTGTTTGACCCGTATTTGTAGCCTAAAACGATGCCCCCGTtgtactttcttcttctttctattCGATTTAGCCACTATGGTATTAAACTTTAGAATTAGTAGAGAATATCATTTTATGTCAAATTAAGTAAATATGCATATTTCGAGTTACCTTCTTTTTAAACACTTTTTGAGACACTCAAAACTGAAAattcgaaaataaaaataaagattcgACATACTTAATCTAATAGATTACTTCAAATTAAACTTTAAGAAATAATATAAGTAGGTAAAGATTTTCATTATTGTTGAATCTTTTACTAAATATATATGGCTTCCAAAATCTCAGATCCGCCATATTTCATTTCAAGTTGAAGTTGACATGAACCCTAGCCCCTTGGAACTTTTTATCGGACCATCATTTCGTAGGATTGCCTCCGAAATATGTATTTAGTAACTAGAGAGAAATATACACCATAGGCCTCCTAGTTCTGGTCAGATTCGAAGGTGTTGTATATTGCTCGTAGCCATGCTCATCTTCATATTCTTTCGTTCAAATAATATTGTGGTAGTTTATATGTGATTCAGaagtttttaaaaactaaaagaaaatagatacataatttgcttaaaataaaatatctactaCAAAATCACAATGgattatttttttggaaattaaaTATGACATGCAATCCCAACTGTACTTCCACGTTTCTTCGGCACCAGCTCTATTGCCCCTTACAATTAGTAATGATATTTAAGGCTTCACCAGTTAGAAGTCATCAAAACTTTAACGTGCGCACGAGTGGTCAAGAGCTTGACAGCCttgtaattaaataaatccTAACTAAATTATTCCTCTAGTTAAAGTTACTTCACTGTTTTATTGCATTCATTTCACTATTTAAAGATCCTTATGATAAACAGTTTTACGTACATTTGAACCTTCTTTACCTTTTATGGTCAAAGGGCAGGTCGTGCCTCGTTAGCTTGAGAACTTAAAAACCCACATGAAGATCTTGGGATACACATTATTTGAATTTTCGACACCCAAAAAGTTGCATATTCTAAGGAAATCTTCTTTTTAGGAAAACTATTTCACAGTTGTTAAATATCAACATCCAAAACAAACACCCACTTATTAGTATATACTTCCCTTCAATTTAATGACGGTtttgaaaatgataaatttgAATTTGAGTTACATTTAACATCTTTAAAACAGTTAAATGATAGTGATATATAATAGAGCCCATAAATGCTGGCACATGGTCAGTTAACCGCCcacatttttttcttgtcaGTATAGCTTAGATAAAGTTTGTCATTGACTTCACATAATATAATTACGTCTAATCCATAAATTCGAAACATATTAAGTTTCACCAAAACGATTCACTCAAATTACATAAACTCGAAACAACAAAATTTGCAAAATCACAACAACGAGCAACCGAATATATCATAAAAACATGTGAACATTAGCATCGAACACAATCAAACACTAATATGTGTGTTCAAAGATGCAAAAgccaaacacacacacacacacacacaaaaaaaaaagaaacaaacaaacggATCTCAAAAATCAAGATCCTATGTTTATAACAACAACAGCCAACACAAGACAACATGCCATTAAACCAATCTAAGATCACTACGACTAGATTTATGGCTCAGAATAGAACACAAAGCTCTCTTCATACTAAACCCTCTTTTATAACACAACGTTGACGTCGGAGACGACGAACCACTCTCTTCCTCGTCATCGTCTTTAACGTACGATCTCGAGCAAGAAAGGTAACACTTGTCGGGACGATGAACTGATTTAGACCGTggagacgacgaggaagaagacgaagagtaagaagaagaagatgttgaaGACGACCAAGAAATCGAAGGATGCGACACGTGATGCTTACGGTTGAACAAGGTCTTCACGAACCGAGTTTGTTTCGTTCTAACTTTTGCAAGTTTGTTCCCGGGGgacgaggaagaggaggaggagtagTACGACGGAGGTGGCGTTAACGGCGGAAGACGAAATGATTCAGAGAAGAGAGGATGTTTAGGTGTCCCTGGCCGTGTCTCCCATAAAAACGGCACGGAAGCTCCGCCGTAGTAATAGATTCTCGACGATGAGTTGACCTGCGAGTTATCCTTTACGACCACCTTCGAGGATCTTTCTGACATTGTCATTAAATGTTTTGTAAGATGTTCGAAGTGACCTAGCAAAACACCTTCTCATGGATATgtcttgagtcagattttatcAGAACTGAACTACAAAAATGGAAAGAAAATGGAAAAATGGAATTGCTAGATCCGAAGACAACGAAGCTTCTTGAGATATGAAAAAGAGACAAAGACGCATCTATTTTTGGAACAACGATGCTTTGTTAGTGTAAGAGAAGTTTGCGGAAGAATTAAAGGATCTCTATATGCATGGAGTGTGTAAGCAAGCACATGGCATGACTCATGTgattatattatcatttttcttttctttttgtattatCTGAATTATTTTCTGTGTTTTTCTATTGGTATTTCACATGGGTGATCATAtggcatatatatataagatagtCGATAATAATTGCAGAGGGCAAGAAATGGTTAGATAATAAATGAGTGGGGCGATATACTGTTCAATGTGTATGCAACACACTAAATGCACCAATTGTGATTTTTgaaactaataaaattttatatacaatggtttaaagatttttttttatctatactTTATCCgttctttaaaatatattaattgagatAATTTAACATGGAAACAATtacatatacatgtatatattataagttcttatttacgtatttttaagctgATTTGTTATTTTACTATAAATTATGATAATTTTTATATCAATGAATTGATAGTTTTACATAGTTTATAAAAACTCACATACGGTTTTACTTCTATCACTTAAATTATTTTACGAAAATTCATGTTTGACGGTTATATTTATACAACAGTGAAAATCTCaagtaatttttattatattattatataatattgttGATTTCAGATTCaaaacttatattttctattataaaattattaatgaaTCTTTAATCAGACTAAAAGATTGTGTTTTAGCTggaatatcatataaaataaactaatagaATATGGTACACCTAATGCAGTAGGATCCTAACTTCTTTCTACTATTGATTGAACCTTCAAATCAAGTGAACTCCTACTGGTGGGAGCTATATTATCTTGTAAATTTTGTTagctaatttaaaataaaaaccgTTGTCGCTATTAATTTCGTCGAAAATGATATACTATAAACGTGTATGATACAAAAGAGGTGGTGGCTTGTATAAGTGTGGACCGTTGGATGTACAGTTGAGCCATATTAATGAATAGAAGATGCGTTCGTGGTGCATAGTTTTCGTACTGATATTTTGCTTCAATTCGATAGAGAAACATCAAGACAAAGTtagttagaaaaaaatataaggcGAAGCTTCTCCTAtttatttaatacatatatacgTTACTCTACACGTAATGTGTAAGTAGACATACATAAACTGATAGAAGTTTATTATAAGCAACGGTCTAGACAATTGTTTAGGCCAGGATCAAAAACTAATGTTTAGGCAGTTTCTAACATATTTTAATCGGTTCTGATATAGTTAATACTTGTTTTATAGCGGCTAGATATAGGTTCAAGAGAGCACTTGGTTAGGTGTTGTAGGCTCAATATTTTGTTGTCCTTATTGAGAGGATGTGTAGGCTATAGATTATAGACTTCATAACGACTGGTTATGTATTCTAGACATTATTTAACTCTATCAATATGTCTAATCAACATTACCATCATGCCTCATTTTGTgcaattatttataataaaatcaaaaCTTAGGTACAAATAAGATTAGCAAAAAGGACCTTTAACTTGAACCATATTGAGATCAATGGGTTCGTACGCTGTAATGAGTTCGTTCCGACTTGATTGCAGCCATTGATCGTGGTTGACGTATTACTAAACTTTCATTGTTGATATGGGATCAGACAATATAAGATAATGGATGTAATGTTCAATCTATTTACGGAAGTTtctccaaaaaataaaaaattgaaatcataaCATAGAAAAAGATATGGTGGTTGTGATCATTATATGTACCTAAAATCAATATAACAATTATTCTGCTCATTTGCCAGACGATGTGATGTGCCTTTACATTTTTAACCCGTTTTTCACATTTTAGGTCGTTAAGAGTTAATACTATcgattgaaaaatatttttttttttgtttctgtttaaATATAAGAGTTTTGAAGAATTAAACACCAAAATTGGacgtatttttttcttaaatacacTTAGAAATGAAGTAATATTTTCGTTAATACAAGAAACGTATGGGCTTATCACTTTACAGCCCATTAGGAAACGATCGTCGGCAGCTTAAACGTCGTCGTTGAACTGATTGGTCCCTGCCGGCCCAAAGTTTACCTTTTTGTAAagctaaaaaaaaacagtggaAACTGCAATTCCCAATATCTTTTCCGTTACCTCCGCAATCAACGGCCCAAATTAAGTAATCAGTCAACTAATCCCATACAACCGTTCTCACGTGAACCTTTTATTACAAAACACCAGTCAATCTAAACAACCAATATGAATTTACCACGTCATCATCTACTTTCCCTCTCTTTCTGAGTGGTATTGGTGTGACTCGCTACCTTCAAAAaagctctttttctttttcacttTTCTCTGTCTTTTGTTTTGCTCTGTACAATAGCTATGATGATTACTGAGAAAGTGCTTCTCTTTATATCCCACAAGAATCCATCTTTCTCTCTGTTGTGGCGGTGGAGATGGCAGAGGAGGAGCATCTGAATCCTGTTGGTGTTTCTCAAGTACCGGGGATAAGGAGAGTGGGTTTGAGAGCTGAGATAGATACTTCTCTGccgttcggttcggttcaggaGGAGGTGACACGGTTAGGTGGTCGTGGGTACTGGGTTCCTTTCAAGCTCGAAGACAACTACGTAAGTTTTGAttctttctctgttttgttATAGAAGCTCATTGTTACGTTATGCATTGTATACTCACAGTTGATGCTTTGATGATAGTGACCATTTGTTCTTTAAACTGAAGTTGAGTATAGTGTCCATTGTTGAGCATAGAGTTTCATGATTGTTGTCAAAGTTTGTGAATTTGAGTAAAATTTTCATGACTAATTTAGTACAACTTTATCACTGAAAATTAAAACTGAGCTATTGAGTTTCATGTTATAAGGTTCTGGAGCTTGTAGCAACATATATGTAAGTTGTGGATATCATCAAGGGCGTCTAGAGTGTTAGTTCTGCCTCTAAGTTTGTCATTATTGTTATGACTTTGATGTATGCTCTAATCTTCTAAAAATTGGTTATAGCggaaatgattttcttaaaattcgATTTATGCCATTCAAATCAGTTTACACCATTGTCAATCGATATAAATTTTGGTCTAAATATGTCTAATCAAGCAATAGAGTTAGTACAAATCCATAAATATGTCTAGcttctttatttttgtatttctaatttttataattcatcaaaattattttataattagacactaaaatactaaaatatctaatataaatataaaatatataaaaatatatcattatttttaacTCTGTCTAAACTCCAAATAATCTACCTAGTTAGTACCTAACGGTTTCTTGAATATTGATGCATTGTATATTCACAAGTTATTGTTTATAAATCCCTTATTAGTATTTGAAGATATGTTTTTTGTTTACGTTGGTCTTTGTCATTTGTTCAGAATGGTGTAGGAGAGTTTGACATAAAGAGAATGGAAGAGCATGCAGCTGAGCTAGAGAAAGATCTAATAGTGAAAGAGTTAGAAACTCTAGACGTCCTAGAAGCACTAGGAACCACCAAGAGGATCGTCGAAGACTTGAAACGCCAGCTTCACCAAGAGTCCTTGAGATCATCAGCCGAACAGATCAAAGAGATGAACAACGACGGCCACAGCAACCACAACCCCATCTCACCATCCCCCGATCTCATCTTGACGGAACTAAAGCAAGCCAAGATAAACCTCGGCAAAACCATGGACGATCTCGTGATGATCCAGTCCTCCGTCGAGTCTCTcaacaagaaaatgaaagaagagaaaaagtttCTTGACAATGCAAGAGAGAAGCTTACATATGGCTTTGGAGGAGAGGTGGTGTCACTAGCTGAAACACCAAGGGAACAAGTAAAGATCGATGCTGAACCAACCGAGGAAACATGTTTAAAACAACAGAACAAGAACTGTCTGAGAACAGCAGAGATGAGACTCGTTGCTGCTAGGAAGATGGAGGAAGCTGCTAAAGCGGCTGAGGAGCTTGCGATGGCTGAAATAACAATGTTGTCATCATCAGCAGCCTACGGTGAAagcgaggaggaggaggaggatgagttTTGCTTTCCGGAGCCTCCAAGATCTCCGTTTAGGACACCGAGAGGGTTTGGGAACGATCACGAGTCGAGAAGAGGGATGATCTTGAAGAAGCTTGAGGAAGCTACGGAAGGGGTTAGAGAAGGGAAACAAGCGTTGGAAGATGCGTTGAACCGAGTAGAGATTGCTAACGAGAAGCAGCTCGCTGCTGAAACTGCTTTCCGCGGGTGGAGCAAACACTCATCACCACCTATGAATCAACCCCAACGCTCCTTCTTCAGCCATCTGAACAAGCCAGTGGTGAAGTCTAATGTCTCGATGCGTGATGTTCTAAGGCGTAAGCAAGTTCCAAAGGAAGATGATGTGCACAAGAGGCAGAGTCTTGAAGGAGAGACACCGAGGCGGCATGTGAATTTGAGCCAGATGTTGAAGGAGCTGAAGCAGGATGTGAAAGAGGAGGTGCGTGAAGAGAAACGGTTTGTCACGCAGAGgaggaagtttgggttcatacaCATTACACTTCCAATGCACAAGCAGAGTAAGAAAAAATCCAGCCTATAATAAAACAACATCTTCAAGTATTCATGTTTTGGTTCttatgtgtttgtttgtttgtaattGGTTTTCATTTAGTATATGATGTGTTGTGATTTGGTGTTCATGTCTTTGAATTTGTATTGAAGATGATAAATATTCAGTTAGTCTTAAATAATGCTAGAATCTAACCAACCCTTCAAAGGACAAACAAATGAAACCGAACCAATGTAACCAAGATGCTCAAACAAGAACAAACCAACATTGTATATAACCCAATTCGTTTTAaccaatgttttaaaaattggacGGCAAATCGGTTATAACCGAGGCAATTTTTTTACATCCGATTTATTCAACTTAAATCAGTTTTAACCATTTTAAATTGATTAGAATTAGTCTAAATCAATGATCTATATCTATTTAGtcaataaataatattagtaaaaatccataaatttgtctaatttttatttttaacatctAATTATTATAACTAgacacaaaaattaaaatatctaatataaatgtaacatatataaaatatattaatattcgtTAACGCATAGATTTTATTTCAATCCTAATAATCCGTCTAATCGTtagttttctataaaaaaaatttattagttaTCGGCTAGAGATTTCTGAAcatttgtttataaaaatatttattttttgtattcgaacagaaaaatcagtttTAGCGTACAACTAATTATTTATCTAGTAATGAATTTTGATCACATAATTATTTGTTTACTAATATTTATAATCAAACAAAATGCAAATTAGTTTGAACCAAACCGATGATCTGAACCGAAACCAGTAAATTGGATTTTGAAATAACCTTTTATGACATGGCAGATATTTGCTGACTAGGCAACGTCGAATCCACGTCAGCAGATCTCTTATCATCAATCTGTTCCATCTCTTGACGTTAACCCAATCTTCTTCCTCTGCGTTGAAGAGTGGAAGAACATCTCTCTCTGATCTTTAATCCCAGCTCTGTGATTCTCTGGGCGATCCGAAAAATGTCAATCCTCCAGCTCTCTAGCTCTTCTCTTTCCTTCCTCTCCCCGAGAAAATCTCTGTCTTCGTCTCCGAAGTCTCCCCGGACAATTCGTTGTTCCCTCGAGGGTACTTATCTCTAAACCTTTAAATTTCGTAAATTTGATTCATTTTCGATGATGTTTCCGCAGTTTCCTATCTGGGTATTTCGAGAATTACGAAATTTCCACATAAAGTTTGCTCCTTTCCGCAAATGGGAAAGCAACTTTGGGTCTTTCTTGTAATACTCGAATTGATTGTTTTCGTTACTCTGTTCAGCATGTAACAGATGGTTTCATTGTGTAAAGTAATCTCTATGTGGTGGAAAGTTAGATGTATAACAGCTTTATTGATTCTCTCGTGCAGAAGCTTTATGGCTTGTGTAGTTATTAGCTTCTTATTGTGAAACTATTGTGTAGGAACCACTGTAACCGAGAGAAAAGTCTCTGCAACCACCGAGCCGCTTCTTCTCAGAGCTGTCAAAGGTGAAGTTATTGACAGACCTCCGGTTTGGCTTATGAGGCAAGCTGGGAGGTACATGAAGGTACGTAAGCAAAGCCTTCCATTAATATGATTACCTCTTTGTATCTCTGTGACCTGAATGGGTGTTGATACGGTGAACAGAGTTATCAAACTCTCTGTGAGAAGTATCCTTCTTTCCGGGATAGATCAGAGAATGCAGATCTTGTTGTGGAGATTTCTCTCCAGCCCTGGAAGGTGTTCAAGCCAGATGGTGTGATTCTTTTCTCAGACATTCTCACTCCTTTGTCTGGAATGAACATACCTTTCGACATTGTCAAAGGAAAAGGTCCAATCATCTTCAACCCGCCGCAGTCAGCTGCTGATGTGAGTCAAGTCAGAGAGTTCGTACCAGAGGAGTCTGTTCCTTACGTTGGAGAAGCACTCAAGAGGTTAAGAAACGAGGTGGGCAATGAAGCTGCGGTTCTTGGTTTTGTTGGAGCTCCATTTACTCTCTCCT
This window encodes:
- the LOC103865809 gene encoding uncharacterized serine-rich protein C215.13; this encodes MTMSERSSKVVVKDNSQVNSSSRIYYYGGASVPFLWETRPGTPKHPLFSESFRLPPLTPPPSYYSSSSSSSPGNKLAKVRTKQTRFVKTLFNRKHHVSHPSISWSSSTSSSSYSSSSSSSSPRSKSVHRPDKCYLSCSRSYVKDDDEEESGSSSPTSTLCYKRGFSMKRALCSILSHKSSRSDLRLV
- the LOC103865810 gene encoding WEB family protein At2g40480 — translated: MAEEEHLNPVGVSQVPGIRRVGLRAEIDTSLPFGSVQEEVTRLGGRGYWVPFKLEDNYNGVGEFDIKRMEEHAAELEKDLIVKELETLDVLEALGTTKRIVEDLKRQLHQESLRSSAEQIKEMNNDGHSNHNPISPSPDLILTELKQAKINLGKTMDDLVMIQSSVESLNKKMKEEKKFLDNAREKLTYGFGGEVVSLAETPREQVKIDAEPTEETCLKQQNKNCLRTAEMRLVAARKMEEAAKAAEELAMAEITMLSSSAAYGESEEEEEDEFCFPEPPRSPFRTPRGFGNDHESRRGMILKKLEEATEGVREGKQALEDALNRVEIANEKQLAAETAFRGWSKHSSPPMNQPQRSFFSHLNKPVVKSNVSMRDVLRRKQVPKEDDVHKRQSLEGETPRRHVNLSQMLKELKQDVKEEVREEKRFVTQRRKFGFIHITLPMHKQSKKKSSL
- the LOC103865812 gene encoding uroporphyrinogen decarboxylase 2, chloroplastic — protein: MSILQLSSSSLSFLSPRKSLSSSPKSPRTIRCSLEGTTVTERKVSATTEPLLLRAVKGEVIDRPPVWLMRQAGRYMKSYQTLCEKYPSFRDRSENADLVVEISLQPWKVFKPDGVILFSDILTPLSGMNIPFDIVKGKGPIIFNPPQSAADVSQVREFVPEESVPYVGEALKRLRNEVGNEAAVLGFVGAPFTLSSYVIEGGSSKNFTQIKRLAFSQPKVLHALLQKFTTSMITYIRYQADSGAQAVQIFDSWATELSPVDFEEFSLPYLKQIVEAVKQTHPNLPLILYASGSGGLLERLARTGVDVVSLDWTVDMAEGRDRLGRDIAVQGNVDPGVLFGSKEFITSRIEDTVKKAGRDKHILNLGHGIKVGTPEENVAHFFEVAQGIRY